From Juglans regia cultivar Chandler chromosome 9, Walnut 2.0, whole genome shotgun sequence:
ACATGTTTCTTTATTAGATCTTAAAAAAGGttcaagattttgaaaaattcgATATGGAGGGTTCGGGATGGTAATATTTCCTTTTGGTGGGATCATTGGTTGAATGAAGGTCCTCTTGCTAATTCTTATCCTGTGGTTGATGTGCCAAAGTTGATGTTGGCTGATTCAAAGTTTTCTAATGGTTGGGATGTTGAAATTTTAGAGAGATTAGTGGGAGTACAAAAAGCAGAGGAGATTTGCAGTTACTTGGGTGCGCATAAATCTGGTCAAGATATTCTGGTTTGGCTTCATAATAAAGATGGCTGCTTTTCAACCAAAAGTGCTAGGCAATATATTAGGGTCACGGCACCAGGGGCACCTTGGGCTAAATGGGTGTGGCATGAAGCTATTcccaaaaaaatttccattctTATGTGGAAGGCTTTTCATAATGGTTTAAGTGTGGATGATAGAGTGAGGAGAGTTGGTATTCCTATTActtctaaatgtaattgttgtgtgAAGGGGAGATATGAGGATTTGAATCATGTTCTTGCTGCAGGTGACATTGCAGCTGGGATTTGGAAGAGGTTTTCGAATATTTTGGGTCTGCCTTATGATCCAAATAAACGTTGGTTTGTGTTAGTGCTACTTTGGTTTCGACGTGCATCTACCAAGTCCCAGGAGGGTTGTATTTTGGGCCTGCtaccttctattattatttggaagttgTGGCATCGTAGGTGTAAGGCAAGGATGGAAGATAAATGTATTTCGGTGGAATTGCTTTGGAGGACTATTTGTGTGTggataaggaaaatgctaagtaGCATGTTTAGTTTTACTAAGCTTGCTTTTGCCGATGAGAAGAGGTTGAGAGAATTGAATATTCCAGTTAGTCAGATTAAATTGAAGCCAGTTAGTTTGGTTTATTGGGTGAAACCTAGATATGACagattcaaattaaatattgatggatGTAGCCTTGGCAATCCAGGGAGCTTAGGGGTCGGAGGGGTTATTAGGGATTTTAATGGTGATATggtgctttctttttcttgttatcTTGGGATGGGATCCAATAATCTTGCTGAGTTGAAGGCTTTAATAATTGGGTTAAAATATTGCCGTTCTTTGGGCTTACTTCATGTGGATATTGAATCTGATTCTTTGGTTTGTGTATCCTGAGTTAAGAAGAAGCGTTGTGGAGTGttgtatttagaagatttttgagagGAGGCAATGGGTTTGTTTGAAGGTGAAGATTATGGTATTAATCATATTTATCGTAAAGGTAAAATGCACCAGCGGATTATATAGCTAAAATGGGAGCTCAAGGTTCGACCTATGTTTGGCATTTTTTATTAAGAGTTCCTAAATATCTCAAAGGATTGCTGCGCGCGGATAAATTATCATTGCCTTATCTGAGAGGTCTTTGACATGTTGGtcctattattttattcttgatttTGTCTTTTCTTGGTGAGATTTGGTTTTTTGTGGCATGttgtttgttttgtattttttatatgcttGATTTTTAACCATGGTACTATTTCGTCATAAGTGAGAATTTGttcttaataaatttgagaagggattactattggacatgtgaccttcactcttaaataaataaaaaaagagagagagagagttttaatAAAAGTGAGAGGCGTCACTTGTCACTTGCAGTcttcgaataaaacaaaaatttatattgaacTCTGCGTTTTAACTATAGAAGCTAGGGGGCTTTTGGTCTTTTATGCAGTAGTTTGTTAGGGAAAGGGAACACGAGTATTTAGTGGAGAAAAAGTGAGGTGCAGAATTCTAGAAATTGTCAGATCCTTTTTTGAACGTATATGGTGGTTAGGGTGCCGCCTCGAATCATCCCTGACAATCACTTTATAATGAATTACAGTATTTTGTTCATCTCAATTCTATCATCACGCATACGGTACATTCAATCACTCCATTGCATTTCTCACTACAATTACATCCACCACGTTAACATTTAGCGGCGTTTTGTTTTACTCAGTGCCGGTCAGTATGATATTTAATGGCATTTTGTTTGATCTGTTAGTCGATCGAAGCGTTAATTGCAAGAGTTTAATTGATTCAAGCtggtatataataaatattataaaattgatttttttatgtgtttgtgATCTTTCTTCACCAAGCCTTTAAATTcggataaaaattttaaaaaatcttgaaTTCTATTCTTCTtagtatttataattaaaaatatagtaaatatgAATCAgctcatatatattcatgatctCATGATGCGGGACCAAATTAAAGGATCCGAATCATAAATCCCATTACTCCAAAGTCGCAGCAGCGCATGCAGAATCTGAACACGTACAACTTAATAAATGTCGATTTCTGATTATTGATTAcaatgtaaaaaacaaaaatcagtaGCATttaagagggagagggagacgTTGGTTGCCAGGAAAATACGTACCcagcttgctagctagctacctataTTATTAATTCAAACGACTGTAATTTCTTTGACAGTTAATAACTCCCCGTATTAATGATATCATGCcaataattcatctcatttcttgCACGTTCCTCGACAGCATTACTTGATCCACTTCCAGCACTGCCTGTAATCAAGCTGTTTGCAGATAAAATATGGTTGggcatattattaaaaacaccatcacgatcatgatgatgatgacgatatCCAACGTCCCCAGTAGCCAGATTCATCTTGTGGAGCTGCATGGTTGATATTTCATTGAATTCATTTAAGTACGTTTGATGATCCCTTGCGTTGATCTCCAAGAAACCTAATGCAGATACCTCAGAGGCAATATCAGAATTGCCACCCATGCCAAGACCAAAAACGGAACCAGAATCGACGCCACCATGATGATCATTTCCTGCAGCTAGCATCGACTCTACCATCACGTTTTCCCATACTTTCAAAACGTCAAGGCAACGTGGGCGTGCGAGTTTACTGGTGGTTGTTTCATTGAGTAGCATGCCCGAGGCTGCAACAGATGATCTTCCTGAAGAAAAGCCTGGCGGCGGATCGTATAATTGGTAGCATAACTGTGACTCTCTGACTAGTCTTTCTTCGGCCTCAAGCCGAGTGTTCTCCCACTGAGCCATGTGGCTAAGATTGGATGCGCTTTTGGGGTCACCATTTGCAGACTCGAGAACGGTGCGTTTTGGCTTATGAGTAACTGGATCGATGCCCATCATGGCCAACCTTTTCTTAAGATGTGTGTTCCAGTAATTCTTGATCTCGTTGTCAGTTCTCTTTGGCAAGTGTGTGGCTATAGCGGACCATCTGGaggggcaaaaaaaaaatgcaagaagttaatacaatatatatatatatatatagcataagaTCGAtccataatattattcaaactatatatgtatTGCAATATCATGTAATCATCATTTGCGTATTGATGCCTTACAACCAATGATCAGCATCATTTTGTGTCTAAAATATTATTCCTTTTAATTTTACtcgattcatatatatttacagAATCCTAAAGATTTCTGGGTAGAAGGAAATTAAAAAGGCATTCTgaaattcatgtttttatttttgtccttgctcggaagaaaaatgaaatatggCGTTTCAGAGTTCGATTAATGAAacttttactgaaaatacagcGCAGTCTGGTTTGTAAGTCGAAATAAGGTGCATATTTACATCCACATATCATAATAAATATGGAGCTCAAAAGCTTAGATTAAGTACTAGACTACACAAAAAGAAATGGCAGAATAAATAAATCCACGAAATAATCgacaactaattaaactttgtaaattttttattgtagcTAGGATAATACCATAAAatgctttttatatataatctaaaatgCAGAGATTTAAGCTCCGGTTTCAGTGATTACCTGCTGCCAAGAAGTGCATGAAGTTGAATGATGGTTCGGTCTTCAAGTACACTGAACTGCCCCCTCTTAATATCAGGTCTGAGGTAATTATTCCATCTCAGTCTGCAGCTCTTCCCACATCTTTGAAGACCTACAGATCAGAAACAGCCAATTAATTAACAACAATGAtcaccattttattttaaaggaattaattaagaaaatttaaatttaaagcaCCATATATAGGAAatcaaatgcatatatataatatatatagaattttcgcATAAATTTTTGTGCAGCACCCGAAGCTAGCTAAAACCATGtagacaaaacaaaacaaaagttaaCCTGCTTTTCGTGGCAAACAACGCCAGCTTCCACAGCCATATTGTTGAATATAGGCTAAGAGTTTCTGGTCTTCTTCCGGTGTCCATGGACCTCGGTTCATGCCATCGGCGTTGCAGCATGGAGTCCTTCCCATTCTAGTGTTAAAGCAAGCAGAAGAAAATAGGGCTTGGAATATTGAAGCTCTTTCAGCTGAAATGATTTGCAAGAACAGTGAGTAGATGGGAAGGGATATGAAGCTGATAGATAGTGAATAAACGTATggaaagtgtatatatatatatatagaaagagagagagagagatgtctcAGCCAGAGCTTAGAGCATTTAGTACGGAACAAAGTAATGGCCATTTCTTTGTATATTAAAGTTTGTCAATTTGATTGACAAAAAAGGTTATATCGATTCATGAGCGAGGAGAGGATATTACTGTTTATGGGTGTCGaaacaaaatgatattaaatgtaTGGGGTCCTGATCGATGTGTTTTGGTACAgattttattaccgctttttgGCTGTTATTATTGTGTGCCTTCGGTACTACAAAATCCAATAATGGTAGAcctataaattatatgaaatacaCAGGATACCTACAGCTTCTTCAGACTCATAAATCAAGCGAAATAATAGCAAGATGCATGAGTGAGCTGCAGTTGGGCGAGTTGGTCTAAATGCAGGCAGAGAATGAGATACCCCGTTTATAATTTTCAGTTGTTGAGTCGTAATTTAGATCTTAATTAGGTACCTCTGAGTTGTGCGCTAGCTAGGTTCATCAGTTTAATCTATTGCATTGAATTAAATTTCTGTATTTGATCCTAGCTTTATGTTTGTTGATATTGGGGTACATGTCCTATGCTGGTTTTATTATCTTtctgtaaataattatttcctgtgTATTCATCCTGAAATTCAAATATCAGAAAACAGAATTTATGATCGCAAGTTTACATACATTaaggaaagagaaatgatagttgcaatcgTAAGGGCACAAGCGCTATGTAATCATGCACttcgaaaaaattaaataaatgtacGTGAGACCCacatagaaaaaattaattttttaatagtggactcctcTTTTTCAAATCGTCTGAATGATACTTACTCACTCTACGACtctatgtagcattactcaaattttataaaatttgaaatgttaCAACTCCATGAGGTGTAAGAATTTCTGTCTATACAGAAAAAACTTACCGGACTAGGTCGGTTAAGGAATCGGTCATCCTTGTTCAAAAAATGTATGGAAGTTTAATTTTCAATATGGTCTCAGGGTGGGGTTTTCTCACTTGAGATCTGACCGGACCGACCGACTTTactatataaattttgaaataattttttataagatattttataatttttaagttgttatatatataaactaaaagcaattaattatgtaatttttttttctaatgagaTAGTACTTAGGAGTGTGAGAATAAGAGACAGTCTATACCATTAGTCTCAGAtgtatatttacaattttacggctcaataaaatgattttcattttcttgataacATAAACTGTTCGAAAATGCATTTTGATTTATTCGAGACACTTAGAATTGAAATTCAGAAACGATTAATGAAGTGTACAACTACTTTcgtatgattatttaggattttatggtacaaatttattttcaccatttttggaATGAATAATAACTTCTGTATTAGCGCCATGTGGCATGCGATCCAGTCGTTTTCATATCACAATATGGAATGTCCAAATCAATCTTGAGAAGTTTCGTTTTAACACTTGGctagatcttagccacacttggtaaATAGTATAGGATATTTGGCACTAAAAGGAAGCATGAGACGAAAAtgtaaaggaaagaaaggaaaatcaaACATTGtaatcatgtcacctaagctaAACACTATTGCATCCAACCATTCATTTTTGtatcaaaccaaagagggtttcaatcctagtgaaactctaaATATTTGAATCCAATTGAAACATCAAATACCTTGTgaaaaccgaaatcctaaatggtttcTCAAACCAAAAATGAAGCTGGTTTTAGCATagtgtttaattatttgattaaatcactttcacatgctattaaccattTAAACTCATTCCATTACATTCTTTTATACCATAGTATTTtcattgggtcaagaaaaattagatttggactTGTTAAAACTTAAACCCCAAACCAAATcctattgaaaccccaaatgagACCCAGTCAGTTTAGGCCACCGAAAAGCTCTACCTATGCATGGCTTCTTAAGGAAGTTTTTCCAATGCTATGATTGTACTTTCACTGCCCATGTCGGCCATAAATAGTGGTTGATGGGAAGGTAATCAACCACCTCACTACCACCCCATCATACTACAGCTTCAAGGCACAAAACCATGTTCTGTAACCCATGGTTTTGGGCATGGTTTTGGCTAATaaccaatcacaaaaaaatcacTCTCACATCCCCTCTCAGTCCCTCTAGCAGTTATTAGTCCTCCATGACTTGTTCCATAAGTTTTTGTCACTTTTGAAAcactttcttggagagaactCAAGGAGAAACTTCAGATAACTTTTCTGGCCTTTCTTGCTTGAGTTTTTCGAAACGTTTGTATGTAGATTCTCATGCAACTCTCTTATCATAACTTGTtcttatttgagtctagtttgaattggtttattttttgtgattttttatgtaGTTTTGATTAGTGAAAAGTTTGTTTAAGCATGCAAAGGTCATATTGGGTGATAATCTAGATAGTGTgtgattctttaattttttgatgatgttcttggcaaGATCTTGATCCAATCTTTTATGGTGtagatttaacatattaatatgcaagttagatttatatttgttgcatattgagaatttttactaagagttttgcatgatatgagaaagttggaaactggaggtaaaaaaatagtttatgttCAGAGTAAGCTTggatcttttattattaaagcATGCTCTATATGGTCTTGAAATTTATATACGTTGTGCTTAATACTTTGATCTATGTTTTAGATAGTTATTTGGAAGATTTATGGTTGTGATCTTGAGGGAATGAATTTTTATGTATGTTAAGGTCCGGTTGAAACACAAACTTGTGGTTCATATGTTGTGTTGTGTTTCTATGCAATTTTTGTCATTTCATCTTGAGTTTAATGCTCAGATAAATTTAATTGCTTCGATGTGAAGCATATGATGTCGTTTGTTGATTATTTACttcatggacaaacttagatcTAGTGGTTTGATCAAAGACCAAAACATGTGTACTCGGTTTTGAAATAAATGTGCAAACCGATTGTATTGGTTGACATTTTGGACTATTTGTGatctttgaattatttatttaagcatgcaatttcttaggattgatttgtgattttgttaagaatattttttaaaacttttagagTTCTTGGAGTTGATTTGTAGAAAAGGTAGCCCAAGAATATCAAAGGATTGCTTCTTGTGGTCAAAAGACTTGATGTTTTGGCATGAAGGAAATTATGGTTTTTATGATATGTGACTTTTTAATGTCCTAGCATGATTTTAAAgcataggatatgatttttttttttttttttttacgttgcATGGTACGGTTTTAGCATGAAAGTTAgagtttgaaagaattgcaacaaaaataaggaTTTTAGCCTTAGTGTGTTTCGGTCTATACTAAGTTCTTGTAGGCGTGTTGTGtcttaaaaaatttctaattttatagtTGGATTTAGGATAAAAATATACATGAGGGAAGTagattttggtgagttttggagttatgatgtgaaatccttaactTAGGGGTACAATGGTCATTTTTCTACAAGTagaggggtaaaatgatcattttactttTGAGTCAGTGATTTTATTTCTAAGCATAGTAGTGAGGAGGTTCCAACTTTCAGAAATGCTTCCTTACAATTTCCGTTATTTCAAACTTAAATTCGTCACGCTTCAATCAATtataagttagcctctaacttactttcaGGATATCTATGCGTATATGGTAGTTAGAAACCATCATTCATATTGCTTAGgttttatatgtatatgttaaCTTATATCATACCATGTTTTGTCTTCAAGCACAAAatcatttgttacatgttatgttatgtcatgtcatactTTATTTTCAAGTACGAAATTATTTGTTACATGTCATATTACGTAATGTCATGTTTAATTATTGCACACCATCTTTTGTCATGTTGTTAGTCATGTTCACATGTCATGTCATGCCTTGTTAtttgtcatttcatttcacGTAACGCCATGTCACGAGTATGGAGTTCATCACAAAAGGCAATTTTTCCATTCTATTGAGTCATTTATGTTTATCACCATTCCAGGTGCTAGAATGGGACAATATCCTATTGGAACTCTATTGTTCACTTTGGAGTGTCTAAACTGGTGTGAAATTTCCGTAGTTGATAAAGTACTGTCAACATGCTTGGAATGGGGCCTAGGTAACTAGTCCCCAGAGCGAAGTCAAGCACCAACGTTGATGGTGCCAAACTACAGTTCAATTTCATGTTACACACACTTGTGTAGGTGTAGATACATGTCACAATATGTGTATATTATGTACTTGCAGTGGGTGCAGATACCCGTAGTGTGCTGCGTATGTTAACGTACTCACAGCTGGTTCAAATACCTGTGATATGATACGGTATCAACAGGGGCATACGGTTGCAGTCCTTGTCAGTTAAGGTCATCTCAGCTCATGTCATGTGAATTACCAAGTCACGTTATGTTCgcgcatgttcatgttttactatcatgcatgcatatatatactgctagttaaagttatttgttaacttgctgagatttgtaattaaatctcacttgttagtcccaactaccattcctccagAAATGGTAGATCATATGCCAGGATCAAGAGATGCGACAGAGGGTtgactggaggaggttgattaGGTGACAACGCAATGACGTGGAGTTTATCGCTTTGATACtcctttttattgatatttttttggctTCCTTGGCCAAGTTGCATGAGCTACTCAAAGGACTAGTCTAGTAAGTATATTTaagcctcgtttgtattcacagccaatctcaactcatctcactactattcactactattcagcaactttaattcataaatttcactactattcacaactcatctcagtactattcacaatcaatctcaactcatctcaactcatattcgaatccaaacgacaccttaGTCTTTGCATATACTTAATGAGCGTTGTCTCCAGTACTCGTCATGTTACAGATCTTTTGGACAAAAATTGTAACTTTTGAATGTCTGTTTGTGGAGTTTATGaagtttgtttatgtttttgagATATATTAGTTCTAGTACAtaatagtattgctcaaagaaaaaatttatttgtcgTAAATATTGCATATTGATATGATGCATACTCGGTGCATTGCATTTTCCCATAGCCCCCCACTTgagattggacggtgactgaaataccgggacatgcaacacaaggctacatacccctcatacatgacagataagatgcaatgcacctatgtatactagcagtatgcaacaAATCGCAGTggaataagtcatttaaatgttgTACCAGAATAAACTAATATCTCAACTTCTTCATTCATAACTTTAAATCACAATTCTTAGTAATGGAGTATCAAGCTCTTTGTTTACACTTTAACATAACAAGTATTGTCTAAAAAGACCTTaacaaagaaatcattaaaacatttttctaatcTCATCTATCTCCAAGTAGGTCATGACTAGATCCGTTCTTTCCTCCGAGTTGAGCTCATCCTTTGCCTTTATCATTATCCTGACTCGCTACTCGAGGTCTTGCTAAAGGTTCTACCATTCCTGGttgggaatggtagtgaaactaccacggtgagatttcgagaaatctcggtaagtaaacaaacaacatacaacagataacataagcatacaaTGGTAAACCATGAAATATGTGcttggacatgtacttgacatatcacttgaccagaacttgacttatgcacttgaccattttcaaaaggtTTGTTGTctttaactttcttttttatgttgatCTTAATCAAAACTTGCCTTATCAAAATATGTCACAAGGTtttcatcgagtgatccttatcatatcacaagattttcatcaagtgatccatAATATATGAGCTCTTATTCTTTATTAGAGAGTGGACACAACATAGTTCCCCTTTGCACTGCGTGTTCCTACAAGTTACCACACCATCAACGGTCCACACATCGTAATGAATAGGTCATAAACAGGGATTTCATAATAACTCTACCTTACTTTGTCgagttacatgccttatgcacccactagtaTTAAGCGCTTCCTCACtctggcattctttaaaaagaatccattcgaggctcggcgattattttttgtcaactcaggggttaccactcaaTTCTTAAGCACTTCAGATTGGACAAAAGAGTACGACAAGGACATTCTCTCATCCTAGCACtaggggtcgtgataaaacttttaaacactTTTCTTTGGAAACACTTTTTGGAAACACTTTTctccaaatgcatgtgacatgagacatAAAACATACatacttacacttgacatatgacatataaAATGCAGTATATagaataaccaagcataacatgttcaattcatggcatgataacatAGATCACAGGACTATCAAAGCACATACTTGGATCTATGAAAAAGTGCATTGGCCGAAACATGCAAgtgcaaaaacatgaagaatcatCACCTAAACatgtttcaaacttcaaacatatTGCTTAGTAATCAAAGCATaatgaaacaaaacataaaatcatggtattTGGGTAAGATCCAAAACTTCCAAGACATGGTATAGTCGAATCATCAAGTATCACAAATTAACAACAATGTTTTCCTTAGAACCGAAACATGCTAAGGACATTATtgtcattttcatcttaaaccaaatcataccattcatgtcatattcatattccaagaacatataagcatattcaaataaacaaacaagaaatagaaattgtaacaccccattctCGTAGGTTAggagtgtcacgtgtttttttcataaaataaacccggcaagatatctcatatttaataaatgaaattaggaattattttgtagaaaaagtCTGATAAAAtgtctttcaaaaatattaaatgaataaactgaataaatttatgtcataaaagtaaattttattctagaaagtctgaaactaaatcaactgctcATTCTAATACTGGCTTGCCTgctcgtattcatcatcctcaccatggtagttaaaaacatgaaaacaaactaaaacgAGTTGAAGACTCAGCAATAAATTCATcacaacataaacataataaacataaggttttcataaaagttttcatgctgagagcttaaaatcatgactgttcatactgatgcttatgttatgcatgacttggtttatctaaattaactgactgatctgacttgccaacacttaaccctgtgtgcaccggccccacgtcccgcgcttgagtctgtggcttgcacatccaccctgaaactaaactgcattggtaccatgcatctgaatggccatctgattaactgatctgatcttatcttgcacttgaacttaagatagcttatgtgtcttatgcata
This genomic window contains:
- the LOC108997574 gene encoding transcription factor MYB17-like, with amino-acid sequence MGRTPCCNADGMNRGPWTPEEDQKLLAYIQQYGCGSWRCLPRKAGLQRCGKSCRLRWNNYLRPDIKRGQFSVLEDRTIIQLHALLGSRWSAIATHLPKRTDNEIKNYWNTHLKKRLAMMGIDPVTHKPKRTVLESANGDPKSASNLSHMAQWENTRLEAEERLVRESQLCYQLYDPPPGFSSGRSSVAASGMLLNETTTSKLARPRCLDVLKVWENVMVESMLAAGNDHHGGVDSGSVFGLGMGGNSDIASEVSALGFLEINARDHQTYLNEFNEISTMQLHKMNLATGDVGYRHHHHDRDGVFNNMPNHILSANSLITGSAGSGSSNAVEERARNEMNYWHDIINTGSY